The following coding sequences are from one Treponema parvum window:
- a CDS encoding DUF1302 family protein, protein MKKVCSLKFNSRTKYRFGRLLNSCASAHSSIQKNTIFAAALFCLCTLCAPVFSQDTGFSVSGFVDTFHSVQLFKPDKISSGGGGQPVNDADNWDRQILDSRTRVRMELSAYADDCSVFISGNASYDGTCKSRTEIELKEAYADWTYGSFGIRAGRQIIVWGKADGVQIVDIVCPLDNTSLTGSDITDQRLPVNALSFNLRSDMLSFDMTAIPVFTPAKMPQKDNPLYGVLFPSYSSGNKMTWNEPEEVRFSLKNTEYAIRLSAWLPFADLAASFFTGNDDIAVYDMKSDASGITLSGSYERIYMSGLECAIPLSDFVLRGECAFIGGRRFSGKKWEVLPDGSMLCSPVKKNQIRALLGLDWNRGGWTFTAQYIEDIILAYDEDEISRKQRIPAATLSIEKSFIHDTLTLNFSGVVDINDYDCALYPSVKYSVNDSINVKCGAYVYTSGREDSSAYGRMKDASCAWIKMVYSY, encoded by the coding sequence ATGAAAAAAGTCTGTTCCCTGAAATTCAACAGCCGAACAAAATATCGATTTGGGAGGCTGTTGAATTCTTGCGCGTCGGCGCACAGTTCAATTCAAAAAAATACGATATTTGCGGCGGCCTTGTTTTGCCTTTGCACGCTATGCGCGCCGGTTTTTTCACAGGATACGGGATTTTCCGTAAGCGGTTTTGTCGACACGTTTCATTCCGTCCAGTTGTTCAAGCCCGATAAAATATCTTCGGGAGGCGGCGGACAGCCTGTAAACGACGCCGATAATTGGGACAGACAAATTTTAGACTCAAGGACGAGGGTTCGCATGGAACTTTCCGCCTATGCGGACGACTGCAGCGTGTTTATTTCTGGCAATGCGTCGTATGACGGAACGTGCAAAAGCCGTACTGAAATTGAGCTTAAAGAAGCTTACGCAGATTGGACTTACGGAAGCTTCGGCATAAGAGCCGGACGGCAAATAATTGTCTGGGGAAAAGCCGACGGCGTTCAGATCGTTGACATCGTGTGCCCGCTTGACAACACAAGTCTTACAGGATCGGACATAACCGATCAAAGGCTTCCCGTAAACGCGCTTTCCTTTAATCTGCGCTCAGATATGCTTTCGTTTGACATGACCGCCATCCCGGTTTTTACGCCTGCTAAAATGCCGCAAAAGGATAATCCCTTATACGGAGTGCTTTTTCCTTCATATTCTTCAGGTAACAAAATGACTTGGAACGAGCCGGAAGAAGTCCGTTTTTCACTAAAGAATACCGAATACGCGATAAGACTTTCGGCATGGCTTCCGTTTGCGGATCTCGCTGCAAGTTTTTTTACCGGAAACGACGACATCGCCGTGTACGATATGAAAAGCGACGCTTCCGGCATAACTCTAAGCGGCTCTTATGAGAGAATTTATATGTCGGGGCTTGAGTGTGCGATACCTTTAAGCGATTTTGTTCTTCGCGGAGAATGCGCTTTTATAGGCGGACGACGTTTTTCCGGAAAAAAATGGGAAGTCTTACCCGACGGTTCCATGCTTTGTTCCCCTGTAAAGAAAAATCAGATCCGCGCTCTTTTGGGATTGGACTGGAACCGCGGTGGCTGGACTTTTACGGCGCAATATATAGAAGACATTATTTTAGCCTACGATGAAGATGAAATTTCAAGAAAACAAAGAATTCCCGCCGCGACTTTAAGCATTGAAAAATCGTTCATTCACGACACTCTGACGTTAAATTTTTCTGGGGTCGTCGATATAAACGATTATGACTGTGCCTTGTATCCTTCGGTAAAATATTCCGTAAATGATTCTATAAACGTAAAGTGCGGGGCGTACGTCTATACTTCGGGCCGCGAAGACTCAAGCGCGTACGGCAGGATGAAGGACGCAAGCTGTGCTTGGATAAAGATGGTTTACAGCTATTAA